The Opisthocomus hoazin isolate bOpiHoa1 chromosome W, bOpiHoa1.hap1, whole genome shotgun sequence genome includes a region encoding these proteins:
- the LOC142365444 gene encoding one cut domain family member 2-like isoform X2 produces the protein MRSGRSARRCLAGEPGACAMNPEMAMEPLGSLHGGAGHEPELMGSPSPHHGGRGAGPLRVPPPPPPPPPPPPHQDLGPAGARPAMVPGMASLLDGAAEYRPELSIPLHHAMSVPCESSPPGMGMSGTYTTLTPLQPLPPISTVSDKFHHPHAHPHAHHHHHHHHHQRLSGNVGGGFALMRDERGLPAVNNLYGPYKEMPGMGQSLSPLGNGLGPLHGAQQGLHGYGPPGPDKMLGPNFDAHAAMLARGGGGGGAGGGEQHLSRGLGTPPAMLPHLNGVPHPGHGPALPGGRERPPSSSSSGSQAGGPGQLEEINTKEVAQRITAELKRYSIPQAIFAQRVLCRSQGTLSDLLRNPKPWSKLKSGRETFRRMWKWLQEPEFQRMSALRLAASLPRWFPLPRYSPAETPLGEGKKPKALRAADSRPVCPLLL, from the exons ATGAGGAGCGGCCGCAGCGCCCGTCGATGCCTCGCCGGGGAGCCGGGTGCCTGCGCCATGAACCCCGAGATGGCGATGGAGCCGCTGGGCAGCCTGCACGGGGGGGCCGGCCATGAGCCGGAGCTGatgggcagccccagcccgcaccacggcggccgcggcgccgggccgctccgggtgcccccccccccgccgccgccgcctccgccgccgccgcaccaGGATCTGGGCCCCGCCGGCGCCCGGCCGGCCATGGTGCCCGGCATGGCCTCGCTGCTGGACGGCGCCGCCGAGTACCGGCCCGAGCTCTCCATCCCGCTGCACCACGCCATGAGCGTCCCCTGCGAGTCCTCGCCGCCCGGCATGGGCATGAGCGGCACCTACACCACCCTGACGCCGCTCCAGCCCCTGCCGCCCATCTCCACCGTCTCCGACAAGTTCCACCACCCGCACGCCCACCCGCacgcccaccaccaccaccaccaccaccaccaccagcgccTCTCGGGCAACGTCGGCGGAGGCTTCGCCCTCATGCGGGACGAGCGCGGGCTGCCCGCCGTCAACAACCTCTACGGGCCCTACaaggagatgcccggcatggggCAGAGCCTCTCGCCGCTGGGCAACGGGCTGGGCCCCCTCCACGGCGCGCAGCAGGGCCTCCACGGCTACGGGCCGCCGGGCCCCGACAAGATGCTCGGCCCCAACTTCGACGCCCACGCGGCCATGctggcgcggggggggggcggcggcggggcggggggcggggagcaGCACCTCTCCCGGGGGCTGGGGACGCCCCCCGCCATGCTGCCCCACCTGAACGGCGTCCCGCACCCCGGCCACGGGCCCGCGCtgccgggcgggcgggagcggccgccctcctcgtcctcgtcgGGCTCGCAGGCGGGCGGCCCGGGGCAGCTGGAGGAGATCAACACCAAGGAGGTGGCACAAAGGATCACGGCGGAGCTGAAGCGCTACAGCATCCCGCAGGCCATCTTCGCCCAGCGGGTGCTGTGCCGCTCGCAGGGGACCCTCTCGGACTTGCTGCGGAACCCCAAGCCGTGGAGTAAACTCAAGTCCGGCCGGGAGACCTTCCGCAGGATGTGGAAGTGGCTGCAGGAGCCCGAGTTCCAGAGGATGTCGGCGCTGCGGCTGGCGG CCTCACTGCCTCGGTGGTTCCCGCTTCCCCGCTACTCCCCTGCTGAGACCCCTCTCGGCGAGGGGAAGAAGCCGAAAGCGCTTCGGGCTGCTGACAGCCGGCCGGTTTGCCCCCTGCTCCTGTGA
- the LOC142365444 gene encoding one cut domain family member 2-like isoform X3, with translation MRSGRSARRCLAGEPGACAMNPEMAMEPLGSLHGGAGHEPELMGSPSPHHGGRGAGPLRVPPPPPPPPPPPPHQDLGPAGARPAMVPGMASLLDGAAEYRPELSIPLHHAMSVPCESSPPGMGMSGTYTTLTPLQPLPPISTVSDKFHHPHAHPHAHHHHHHHHHQRLSGNVGGGFALMRDERGLPAVNNLYGPYKEMPGMGQSLSPLGNGLGPLHGAQQGLHGYGPPGPDKMLGPNFDAHAAMLARGGGGGGAGGGEQHLSRGLGTPPAMLPHLNGVPHPGHGPALPGGRERPPSSSSSGSQAGGPGQLEEINTKEVAQRITAELKRYSIPQAIFAQRVLCRSQGTLSDLLRNPKPWSKLKSGRETFRRMWKWLQEPEFQRMSALRLAGRQ, from the coding sequence ATGAGGAGCGGCCGCAGCGCCCGTCGATGCCTCGCCGGGGAGCCGGGTGCCTGCGCCATGAACCCCGAGATGGCGATGGAGCCGCTGGGCAGCCTGCACGGGGGGGCCGGCCATGAGCCGGAGCTGatgggcagccccagcccgcaccacggcggccgcggcgccgggccgctccgggtgcccccccccccgccgccgccgcctccgccgccgccgcaccaGGATCTGGGCCCCGCCGGCGCCCGGCCGGCCATGGTGCCCGGCATGGCCTCGCTGCTGGACGGCGCCGCCGAGTACCGGCCCGAGCTCTCCATCCCGCTGCACCACGCCATGAGCGTCCCCTGCGAGTCCTCGCCGCCCGGCATGGGCATGAGCGGCACCTACACCACCCTGACGCCGCTCCAGCCCCTGCCGCCCATCTCCACCGTCTCCGACAAGTTCCACCACCCGCACGCCCACCCGCacgcccaccaccaccaccaccaccaccaccaccagcgccTCTCGGGCAACGTCGGCGGAGGCTTCGCCCTCATGCGGGACGAGCGCGGGCTGCCCGCCGTCAACAACCTCTACGGGCCCTACaaggagatgcccggcatggggCAGAGCCTCTCGCCGCTGGGCAACGGGCTGGGCCCCCTCCACGGCGCGCAGCAGGGCCTCCACGGCTACGGGCCGCCGGGCCCCGACAAGATGCTCGGCCCCAACTTCGACGCCCACGCGGCCATGctggcgcggggggggggcggcggcggggcggggggcggggagcaGCACCTCTCCCGGGGGCTGGGGACGCCCCCCGCCATGCTGCCCCACCTGAACGGCGTCCCGCACCCCGGCCACGGGCCCGCGCtgccgggcgggcgggagcggccgccctcctcgtcctcgtcgGGCTCGCAGGCGGGCGGCCCGGGGCAGCTGGAGGAGATCAACACCAAGGAGGTGGCACAAAGGATCACGGCGGAGCTGAAGCGCTACAGCATCCCGCAGGCCATCTTCGCCCAGCGGGTGCTGTGCCGCTCGCAGGGGACCCTCTCGGACTTGCTGCGGAACCCCAAGCCGTGGAGTAAACTCAAGTCCGGCCGGGAGACCTTCCGCAGGATGTGGAAGTGGCTGCAGGAGCCCGAGTTCCAGAGGATGTCGGCGCTGCGGCTGGCGG
- the LOC142365444 gene encoding one cut domain family member 2-like isoform X4 — MRSGRSARRCLAGEPGACAMNPEMAMEPLGSLHGGAGHEPELMGSPSPHHGGRGAGPLRVPPPPPPPPPPPPHQDLGPAGARPAMVPGMASLLDGAAEYRPELSIPLHHAMSVPCESSPPGMGMSGTYTTLTPLQPLPPISTVSDKFHHPHAHPHAHHHHHHHHHQRLSGNVGGGFALMRDERGLPAVNNLYGPYKEMPGMGQSLSPLGNGLGPLHGAQQGLHGYGPPGPDKMLGPNFDAHAAMLARGGGGGGAGGGEQHLSRGLGTPPAMLPHLNGVPHPGHGPALPGGRERPPSSSSSGSQAGGPGQLEEINTKEVAQRITAELKRYSIPQAIFAQRVLCRSQGTLSDLLRNPKPWSKLKSGRETFRRMWKWLQEPEFQRMSALRLAAS; from the coding sequence ATGAGGAGCGGCCGCAGCGCCCGTCGATGCCTCGCCGGGGAGCCGGGTGCCTGCGCCATGAACCCCGAGATGGCGATGGAGCCGCTGGGCAGCCTGCACGGGGGGGCCGGCCATGAGCCGGAGCTGatgggcagccccagcccgcaccacggcggccgcggcgccgggccgctccgggtgcccccccccccgccgccgccgcctccgccgccgccgcaccaGGATCTGGGCCCCGCCGGCGCCCGGCCGGCCATGGTGCCCGGCATGGCCTCGCTGCTGGACGGCGCCGCCGAGTACCGGCCCGAGCTCTCCATCCCGCTGCACCACGCCATGAGCGTCCCCTGCGAGTCCTCGCCGCCCGGCATGGGCATGAGCGGCACCTACACCACCCTGACGCCGCTCCAGCCCCTGCCGCCCATCTCCACCGTCTCCGACAAGTTCCACCACCCGCACGCCCACCCGCacgcccaccaccaccaccaccaccaccaccaccagcgccTCTCGGGCAACGTCGGCGGAGGCTTCGCCCTCATGCGGGACGAGCGCGGGCTGCCCGCCGTCAACAACCTCTACGGGCCCTACaaggagatgcccggcatggggCAGAGCCTCTCGCCGCTGGGCAACGGGCTGGGCCCCCTCCACGGCGCGCAGCAGGGCCTCCACGGCTACGGGCCGCCGGGCCCCGACAAGATGCTCGGCCCCAACTTCGACGCCCACGCGGCCATGctggcgcggggggggggcggcggcggggcggggggcggggagcaGCACCTCTCCCGGGGGCTGGGGACGCCCCCCGCCATGCTGCCCCACCTGAACGGCGTCCCGCACCCCGGCCACGGGCCCGCGCtgccgggcgggcgggagcggccgccctcctcgtcctcgtcgGGCTCGCAGGCGGGCGGCCCGGGGCAGCTGGAGGAGATCAACACCAAGGAGGTGGCACAAAGGATCACGGCGGAGCTGAAGCGCTACAGCATCCCGCAGGCCATCTTCGCCCAGCGGGTGCTGTGCCGCTCGCAGGGGACCCTCTCGGACTTGCTGCGGAACCCCAAGCCGTGGAGTAAACTCAAGTCCGGCCGGGAGACCTTCCGCAGGATGTGGAAGTGGCTGCAGGAGCCCGAGTTCCAGAGGATGTCGGCGCTGCGGCTGGCGG